The sequence AGAAGCCGGAATCGTGGGTCCGTTCGACGGGCTCGACGTGCCCTGGCTGTTGAGGATGCGCGCCGAGGTGCGCAGCTCACATCCATTCCTGATCTGGGCGCCGTTCGATGCGCCGTCGCGGCGCTGGAGCTATGGCGAGTTCCACGAGCGGGTCGGCGCGCTTGCCGCGGGCCTCGCAAAACGCGGCGTCCGGCCGGGCGAATATGTGCTGATCCATCTCGACAATTGCATCGAGGCCATGCTGGCCTGGTTCGCCTGCGTCGAACTGGGGGCCATCGCTGTCACCACCAACACGCGCTCGGCGCCGGCCGAGATCGCGTATTTCGCAGATCATTGCGGCGCGGTCGCTGCAATCACGCAGCCGGCCTTTGCGGAGATTGTCGCGCAGAGCTGCCGCAACATCCGCTGGATGGCGGTGACCTCGCATGACGCAGGCACAGCGCCTGCCCAGGCGGCCGCGCGCGGCGACAGCTTCGAATCCCTGTTCGGCGACAGTGCCGACCGTCCGAGGCGCCCAGCCGATCCGCTCGCGCCATGCAGCGTGCAATACACCTCTGGCACCACGTCGCGCCCGAAGGCGGTGCTGTGGACCCACGCCAACGCGCTGTGGGGCGCCAAGATCAACGCCGCGCACGAAGACTTGCATGCCGGCGACGTGCACCAGACCTACCTGCCGCTGTTCCACACCAATGCGCTGGCCTATTCCATGCTGGCGACCTTGTGGGTCGGTGCCACCTGCGTGATCCAGCCGCGCTTCTCCGCCAGCCGCTTCTGGCGCGTCGCGCGCGAGCACGGCGCGACCTGGACCTCGACCATCCCTTTCTGCATGAAGGCTCTGCTCGAACAGGAGATTCCGAACGATCACAAATTCCGTCTGTGGGGCACGGCCATCAACGAGCCGCCGGCCTTTGCCGCGTTCGGCATCAAGATGATCGGCTGGTGGGGCATGACCGAAACCATCACCCACGGCATCGTCGGCGAAATCGACCAGCCCAACATCCCGATGTCGATCGGCCGCGCCGCGCCGGAATATCAGATCCGCATCACCGACGACGACGGCCGGCCGACGGAGGTCGGCGGCACCGGCAATCTCGCGATCAAGGGCATCCCGGGCCTGTCGCTGTTCGCCGAATATTTGCACAACGAGAAGGCGACGCGCGAGAGCTTCGATGAGCACGGTTTCTTCCTCACCGGCGACCGCGTCGAGCGCCTTCAAGACGGCTACATCAAGTTCGGCGACCGCGCCAAGGACATGCTGAAGGTCGGCGGCGAGAACGTCGCGGCCTCCGAGATCGAGCAGGTGATCGCGGTCGTCCCGGGCGTGCGCGAGGCGGCCGTGGTGGCGAAATCGCATCCGATGCTGGACGAGGTGCCGGTCGTCTTCATCATCCCGCAAGACGGCGTCGCGGGTGCCGCGCCCGACCTTCAGGACCGCGTGATGGAAGCCTGCCGCAAAGGACTTGCCGACTTCAAGGTGCCGCGCGAGATCAGGCTCGTCGACGACATGCCGCGCTCGACGCTGGAGAAGGTAGCGAAGGCGGAGCTGCGGAAGATGGTGGGGTGACAGCGTCGCGGAACGGCACACTGCCGTAGGGTGGGCAAAGCGTAGCGTGCCCACCAAAAGTCTCCGATGCGATGAACGCGGGCACGGCGCGCGAAAAGCGCGCCTTTGCCAACCCTACGGCAGGAGAGAATGCTGCTTCAAAACGACCCCAGCGCCACCGGGCGGAACGCCTGCAGCAATTGCTGGTCGAGCTTGCCGCCCATGCCTTCCATCATCGTGAAAGCGCGGGAGTGGGTGAAGGGCATGCGGTAGGCGCGCTTCTCCACCAGGGCGGCGTAGATGTCGACGATCGTGGTCAGGCGCACGATGTCGCTGATCTGGTTCGACGACAGGCCGTTGGGATAGCCGGAGCCGTCGAGGAATTCGTGGTGATGCAGGACGACGTCGAGCATCTCCGGCGGGAAGCCGCCTTGGGCTGCGAGCGCGTCATAGCCGCGACGCGGATGCTGGCGGACCTCGGCCATCTCCTCGTCGGTGAGCTTGCCGGGCTTGTCGAGCAGCGCGGCGGGAACGAAGGCCTTGCCTACATCGTGCAGCAGCGCGGCGCGGGTCAGGCGGCGCTGGTCGTCCTCGCGCATGCCGAGATGCTGGGCGAAGGCGACGGCGAAGCCGGTGACGAACAGGCAGTGCCGGTAGCTGCCGACATGGTGGCAGCCGACCGTGGTGAGCCATTCGCGCAGCGAGGAATGCTTGATCGCCTTCAGGATCTTGCTCTCGGCGGCGATGACGTCGTCGAAGGTCAGGGGCACGCCGAGCGGAAGCTTCTCAAACATCTTGGCGAGCACGCCATGCGCGGCCTCGACGCCGCGGTTGAGCGTCTTGCCGCGGTCGGTCGCGTCATAGGTGGCGGTGTCCGGGAAGGCGGAGCGGATGCGCTGAAGGATGGCGTCGGCCTGGAGCGGGCGCGAGATGGTGTCGGTCGCGCCCAGCGCCCAGGCCTGCATGGTGCCGTGATGTAAGGCGTCGGCGAGCACGAACAGCCGCGGCATCGAACGATAGGCATCGCCGCGCAGCTTGTTGCGAACCCGCTGCACGCTCTCGGGTGAGCGCAGATTGATGTCGACGACGAGGCCGGAGAGATCGCGCGACGGCTTCTCGGGGAGGTCCTCGGTCGTCACCGTCGAGACGTCGCCGACCGCCTTCAGGATGCTGGCGAGCTCGCTGCTCTCGTCGCTCCGGTCGGAGGCGAGCAGAAGCCGGCGTTTGGCGGCGGATTTGGCTGAGGCGGTCATGACTTCCCCAAAGGATACCGAGAGCACGGACATATTTGCCTCGAGCCTAAGCCGGATCAGGTTCTCCGGCCCTTAAGAGGCGTGCTCAATGGAACCTGCGGGAATTGCCTGCAATTTTAGGGAGTTTGATGGCGGGTGATTCCCAATCGACGTCGAAAACAACCCCATGCACAGTAGAGATGTCATTGATAAGATAAGGATTTTTTCTGACGTTCGATCATGCCTGGAAGGGGTGGCACAAGGCGCCGGTTGGGGTATGCCTTGAGAGGCAAATTGCGAGGGCCGTGCGCGCGTAAGGGCCGGCTGACGCGGCAAGAATAAAACAAGAGGGAAGGAAACCATGCCGAAGATCGATCGGGGCGGCGTCGGGATACACTACGAGGTTCATGGCGATGGGCCACCGCTGCTTCTGACCCATGGCTATTCCTCGACCTCAGCGATGTGGCATGGGCAGGTCGATGCGCTCGCGAAGCATCACAAGCTGATCCTGTGGGACATGCGCGGCCATGGCCAGTCCGATTATCCCGATGATCCCGGCGCCTACAGTGAAGCCATGACCGTCGGCGACATGGCGGCGATCCTCGATGCGGTGGGCGCGATGCGCGCCATCATCGGCGGTCTCTCGCTCGGCGGCTACATGTCGCTCGCGTTCTATCGCGCGCATCCGGAGCGCGCCCGCGCGCTGCTGATCATCGATACCGGCCCCGGCTTCAAGAAGGACGACGCGCGCGAGGCCTGGAACGCGCGGGCGCTCGCCACCGCCGACAGGCTCGACCGCGAGGGCCTCGACGTCCTGAAATCGGCGACGCGCGAACGCGCCACCGCCAATCATCGGAACGCCAAAGGGCTGGCGCTCGCCGCGCGCGGCATGCTGACCCAGCGCGATGCCCGCGTGATCGAGCTTTTGCCCAACATCAAGGTGCCCAGCCTGATCGTGGTCGGCGCCGACGACACCCCGTTCCTGGCGGCGTCCGACTACATGGCGGTGAAGATCCCCGGCGCACAAAAGGTCGTGATCCCCGCCGCCGGACACGCCGTCAACATCGATCAGCCCGAGGCTTTTGTTGACGCCGTCACGCCTTTCC comes from Bradyrhizobium sp. CCGE-LA001 and encodes:
- a CDS encoding AMP-binding protein, with translation MPIQQQEAGIVGPFDGLDVPWLLRMRAEVRSSHPFLIWAPFDAPSRRWSYGEFHERVGALAAGLAKRGVRPGEYVLIHLDNCIEAMLAWFACVELGAIAVTTNTRSAPAEIAYFADHCGAVAAITQPAFAEIVAQSCRNIRWMAVTSHDAGTAPAQAAARGDSFESLFGDSADRPRRPADPLAPCSVQYTSGTTSRPKAVLWTHANALWGAKINAAHEDLHAGDVHQTYLPLFHTNALAYSMLATLWVGATCVIQPRFSASRFWRVAREHGATWTSTIPFCMKALLEQEIPNDHKFRLWGTAINEPPAFAAFGIKMIGWWGMTETITHGIVGEIDQPNIPMSIGRAAPEYQIRITDDDGRPTEVGGTGNLAIKGIPGLSLFAEYLHNEKATRESFDEHGFFLTGDRVERLQDGYIKFGDRAKDMLKVGGENVAASEIEQVIAVVPGVREAAVVAKSHPMLDEVPVVFIIPQDGVAGAAPDLQDRVMEACRKGLADFKVPREIRLVDDMPRSTLEKVAKAELRKMVG
- a CDS encoding alpha/beta fold hydrolase, encoding MPKIDRGGVGIHYEVHGDGPPLLLTHGYSSTSAMWHGQVDALAKHHKLILWDMRGHGQSDYPDDPGAYSEAMTVGDMAAILDAVGAMRAIIGGLSLGGYMSLAFYRAHPERARALLIIDTGPGFKKDDAREAWNARALATADRLDREGLDVLKSATRERATANHRNAKGLALAARGMLTQRDARVIELLPNIKVPSLIVVGADDTPFLAASDYMAVKIPGAQKVVIPAAGHAVNIDQPEAFVDAVTPFLKNLPE
- a CDS encoding HD-GYP domain-containing protein, which encodes MTASAKSAAKRRLLLASDRSDESSELASILKAVGDVSTVTTEDLPEKPSRDLSGLVVDINLRSPESVQRVRNKLRGDAYRSMPRLFVLADALHHGTMQAWALGATDTISRPLQADAILQRIRSAFPDTATYDATDRGKTLNRGVEAAHGVLAKMFEKLPLGVPLTFDDVIAAESKILKAIKHSSLREWLTTVGCHHVGSYRHCLFVTGFAVAFAQHLGMREDDQRRLTRAALLHDVGKAFVPAALLDKPGKLTDEEMAEVRQHPRRGYDALAAQGGFPPEMLDVVLHHHEFLDGSGYPNGLSSNQISDIVRLTTIVDIYAALVEKRAYRMPFTHSRAFTMMEGMGGKLDQQLLQAFRPVALGSF